The following proteins are encoded in a genomic region of Methanoculleus oceani:
- a CDS encoding quaternary amine ABC transporter ATP-binding protein produces the protein MKQEGSVIFEKLPIENTTSLQPIISVRSLTKVFGQNPEKALELHRSGRSKQEIYDETGSTLALNNVSFEVMPGETFVLMGLSGSGKSTLLRCINRLIDPTEGEIRINGENIVGMGQDELRATRRRKLGMIFQSFALLPHRTVLDNVAFGLEIQGVPADERHRKAEEVLQMVGLGGYGASMPGELSGGMKQRVGLARALTSDPDILLMDEAFSALDPLIRRDMQDELLDLQQRLGKTIIFVTHDLDEALKLGDRIALMKDGAIVQIGTPEEILTNPENAYVEKFVADVDLTRVLSASDVMRRPEPVAQCTAGPRVALHLMEEHDIPGIFVVTRQRLLRGRVTLDDAADAVKKGKQMTDILITDIPVVAPDASLSDIISLIVESPYPVAVADDTGRLRGVISRGAILAALARKGDEIHATA, from the coding sequence GTGAAGCAGGAGGGTTCCGTTATTTTTGAGAAGTTACCCATAGAGAACACAACATCGTTACAACCAATAATCAGTGTCAGGAGCCTGACAAAGGTATTCGGGCAGAATCCCGAGAAGGCGCTGGAACTTCATAGGTCGGGCCGCTCCAAACAGGAGATCTACGACGAGACCGGCTCGACGCTGGCCCTCAATAACGTCTCGTTCGAGGTTATGCCGGGCGAAACATTCGTCCTGATGGGGCTCTCGGGGAGCGGGAAATCAACGCTTCTACGCTGCATCAACCGGCTTATCGACCCAACCGAGGGGGAAATACGGATCAACGGCGAGAATATCGTCGGGATGGGGCAGGATGAACTCCGGGCGACCCGGCGGCGCAAACTGGGCATGATCTTCCAGAGTTTTGCCCTCCTCCCGCATCGGACGGTTCTCGACAACGTTGCCTTCGGCCTTGAGATCCAGGGCGTCCCGGCAGACGAACGCCACCGGAAAGCCGAAGAAGTGCTCCAGATGGTGGGGCTCGGCGGCTACGGGGCGAGCATGCCCGGCGAACTCTCCGGCGGCATGAAGCAGCGGGTCGGGCTTGCCCGGGCGCTCACCAGCGACCCGGATATACTCCTGATGGACGAGGCGTTCAGCGCTCTCGACCCGCTCATCAGGAGAGACATGCAGGACGAACTGCTGGACCTCCAGCAGCGGCTCGGCAAGACGATCATCTTCGTCACCCACGACCTCGATGAGGCCCTGAAACTCGGCGACCGCATCGCCCTGATGAAGGACGGTGCGATAGTGCAGATCGGAACACCGGAGGAGATCCTGACGAACCCGGAGAACGCCTACGTCGAGAAGTTCGTCGCCGACGTAGACCTCACCAGGGTTCTCTCGGCAAGCGACGTGATGCGCCGCCCCGAGCCGGTTGCCCAGTGCACCGCAGGGCCGAGGGTGGCCCTGCACCTCATGGAGGAGCATGATATTCCCGGGATATTCGTGGTTACCCGCCAGCGCCTGCTCCGCGGGCGGGTGACGCTCGACGACGCCGCCGATGCCGTCAAGAAGGGCAAACAGATGACGGATATCCTCATCACCGACATTCCCGTTGTGGCCCCTGATGCATCGCTTTCCGACATCATCTCGCTGATCGTCGAGAGCCCCTACCCTGTGGCAGTGGCGGACGACACGGGCAGGCTCAGGGGAGTCATATCACGCGGCGCCATACTCGCCGCTCTGGCACGAAAGGGGGATGAGATTCATGCAACTGCCTAA
- a CDS encoding ABC transporter permease: MQLPKLPVGEGVEALVDLIDEYFGWLLDGVSEGLRFLVGGFQDLLLFIPAPVLILLSSVLVWFVTRRGTRLAVLTALGLLLVWNLGLWDLAMLTLALVIVSTVLALAISIPVGIAAAGSDPLNAALRPVLDLMQTMPSFVYLIPAVIFFGLGSVPGIIATVVFAMPPALRLTNLGIRQVPRELIEVADAFGTTPRQKLFKVQLPVALPTIMAGVNQCIMLALSMTVIASMIGAGGLGYQVLVGIQRVDIGMGFEAGLAIVIIAIILDRITQSLAPQHEGR; encoded by the coding sequence ATGCAACTGCCTAAACTCCCCGTTGGAGAAGGCGTCGAGGCGCTCGTAGACCTGATCGATGAGTACTTCGGCTGGCTGCTTGACGGCGTCAGCGAAGGGCTGCGGTTCCTCGTGGGCGGGTTTCAGGATCTCCTTCTCTTCATACCGGCACCTGTCCTGATCCTCCTCTCAAGCGTGCTTGTCTGGTTCGTCACCCGGCGCGGTACAAGGCTGGCGGTCCTCACCGCGCTCGGCCTGCTGCTGGTCTGGAACCTCGGGCTCTGGGATCTCGCGATGCTCACCCTGGCACTCGTCATCGTCTCGACGGTCCTTGCGCTCGCGATATCGATCCCGGTCGGGATCGCGGCTGCAGGCAGTGACCCGCTGAATGCCGCCCTCCGGCCGGTCCTCGACCTCATGCAGACCATGCCCTCGTTCGTCTACCTCATCCCGGCGGTGATCTTCTTCGGCCTCGGGAGCGTCCCGGGCATCATCGCGACGGTTGTCTTCGCGATGCCCCCGGCGCTCCGCCTCACGAATCTCGGCATCCGGCAGGTGCCCCGGGAGTTGATCGAGGTTGCGGATGCTTTCGGCACCACGCCCCGCCAGAAACTCTTCAAGGTGCAGCTTCCGGTCGCGCTCCCCACCATCATGGCAGGGGTGAACCAGTGCATCATGCTCGCCCTCTCCATGACCGTCATCGCATCGATGATCGGGGCAGGAGGGCTCGGCTACCAGGTGCTCGTGGGTATCCAGCGGGTGGATATCGGCATGGGGTTCGAGGCAGGGCTTGCCATCGTGATCATCGCGATCATTCTGGATCGGATCACCCAGAGCCTTGCGCCGCAGCACGAGGGGCGGTGA
- a CDS encoding glycine betaine ABC transporter substrate-binding protein: MIQKKGSLLALTGFVLVLFLFSAGCTGTQTTEPAKEISIGYVTWDCAIASTNVMKQVFEEAGYDVTLVAVDAGPLFQALARGDVDFTTTGWLPHTHEHYWEQYGDQIDYVNENIPGAARIGLVVPAYVTIDSIEEMNDVADQFGGRIVGIEPGAGIMTRTEQAIDEYGLNYELVASSSAGMATELRTAINNEEWVVVTGWSPHWKFGRYDLKFLEDPKGVYGGAEDIVTLARQDLATDDPEAHGILTRFEWTAEDIASVMTDIEGGMPEEEAARKWVDANRDTVDAWLGTA; the protein is encoded by the coding sequence ATGATTCAAAAGAAAGGATCCCTGCTCGCATTGACGGGCTTTGTCCTGGTGCTCTTCCTCTTCTCCGCCGGCTGCACCGGCACGCAGACAACCGAGCCTGCAAAAGAGATCAGCATCGGATACGTCACCTGGGACTGCGCCATAGCGAGCACCAACGTGATGAAGCAGGTCTTTGAAGAGGCAGGATACGACGTCACCCTGGTCGCGGTCGACGCAGGACCGCTCTTTCAGGCGCTTGCCCGCGGTGATGTAGACTTTACGACGACCGGATGGCTCCCTCACACCCATGAACATTACTGGGAGCAGTACGGCGACCAGATAGATTACGTCAACGAAAACATTCCCGGAGCGGCACGCATCGGACTCGTCGTACCCGCCTACGTGACCATCGACTCGATCGAGGAGATGAACGACGTCGCCGATCAGTTCGGCGGCAGGATTGTCGGTATCGAGCCCGGCGCGGGCATCATGACCCGGACCGAGCAGGCCATTGATGAATACGGCCTCAACTACGAGCTGGTTGCAAGCAGCAGTGCCGGCATGGCGACGGAGCTGCGGACCGCCATCAACAACGAGGAGTGGGTCGTGGTGACCGGGTGGTCGCCGCACTGGAAGTTCGGCCGCTACGACCTCAAGTTCCTCGAAGACCCGAAAGGCGTCTACGGCGGAGCCGAGGACATCGTGACCCTCGCGCGGCAGGATCTCGCAACCGACGATCCGGAGGCCCACGGCATCCTGACCCGGTTCGAGTGGACCGCCGAGGATATCGCCTCGGTCATGACCGATATCGAGGGCGGCATGCCTGAAGAGGAGGCCGCGCGGAAATGGGTCGACGCCAACCGCGACACGGTCGATGCCTGGCTTGGGACAGCATAA
- the carB gene encoding carbamoyl-phosphate synthase large subunit, with translation MPKKSHIKKVLIIGSGPIQIGQAAEFDFSGSQACRALREEGVEVVLVNSNPATIQTDPDTADVIYIEPLKAEIIAKIIKKEKPDGILSGMGGQTGLNMTAELAEMGALEGVEILGTPLEAIYRGEDREQFRDLMNAIGEPVPRSMILENMNQIDEAIREVGLPAIIRPAYTLGGSGGGVAHTPEEMRRIIEIGLSRSRIHQVLVEESVAGWKEIEFEVMRDASDTCIIVCGMENVDPMGIHTGESVVVAPILTLRDDEFQTLRTAAIRIIRALDVQGGCNIQFAYKEGDYRIIEVNPRVSRSSALASKATGYPIARVAAKIAIGLRLDEIMNTVTGVTPASFEPAVDYVVVKVPRWPFDKFKSADRTLTTAMKSTGEVMAIGRTVEEAFKKALRSLDNDMQRHTSPSEIRMILTSPTDERFGCLFDAFREGFTVGEVADLTAITPFFLEKIKNVVDLERKLQIAFAPGDVRVAKRYGFSDEELQALTKKTADEIGPLTGTVTYKMVDTCAAEFPATTPYFYSTWEDGCELTRNGARKVLILGSGPIRIGQGIEFDYCTVHAVMALREEEGIEVHIVNNNPETVSTDADTSDRLFFEPMQLEDVVNILKKDDYYGVMVQFGGQNSVNLAVPLEAEIRRLGLKTKILGTSPDAMDVAEDRDRFSQLLTRLGIPSPANSSAYSEEEARTMAGKIGYPVLVRPSYVLGGRAMELVHDEAELESYIKEAVRVSRKHPVLIDSFLQGAVEIDVDAVCDGTDVLIGGIMEHIEWAGVHSGDSACVIPSQSLSASVIARVRDYTKNLALSLGVVGLINIQYAVQNDVVYVLEANPRASRTVPFVAKATGIALAKLAAKVMVGRKLADMDVAEREIEHVAVKEVLLPFNKLPGVDTVLGPEMKSTGEVMGIDYDFGRAYYKACTAADNTLPTTGNVFISVTDEQKEELLPVARKLRELGLSLYGTSGTVDFLTQNGVEANLVRKVQEGSPNVIDAMRSGGIRLIINTPADKASRQDHIQIMRAAVDYGIPYITTLQAARAAAMAIDAIKREEITLEPLGHYIGSA, from the coding sequence ATGCCGAAGAAATCTCACATCAAGAAAGTTCTCATCATCGGTTCCGGCCCGATCCAGATCGGGCAGGCGGCCGAATTCGACTTTTCAGGGTCGCAGGCCTGCCGCGCGCTCCGGGAAGAGGGTGTCGAGGTCGTCCTCGTAAACTCGAACCCTGCGACGATCCAGACCGACCCCGATACGGCGGACGTCATCTACATCGAACCCCTGAAGGCCGAGATCATAGCGAAGATCATCAAAAAGGAGAAGCCCGACGGGATCCTGAGCGGCATGGGCGGCCAGACCGGCCTCAATATGACGGCGGAACTCGCGGAGATGGGTGCGCTCGAGGGCGTGGAGATCCTCGGCACACCGCTTGAGGCGATCTACCGGGGAGAGGACCGGGAACAGTTCCGGGACCTGATGAACGCCATCGGCGAGCCCGTCCCCCGGAGCATGATCCTCGAGAACATGAACCAGATCGACGAGGCGATCCGCGAGGTCGGTCTCCCGGCGATCATCAGGCCGGCATATACCCTGGGCGGCTCCGGCGGCGGTGTGGCGCACACACCCGAAGAGATGCGGCGGATCATCGAGATCGGGCTCTCCCGCTCCCGGATCCACCAGGTTCTGGTGGAAGAGAGCGTCGCCGGGTGGAAGGAGATCGAGTTCGAGGTGATGCGCGACGCGTCCGATACCTGCATCATCGTCTGCGGCATGGAGAACGTCGACCCGATGGGCATCCATACCGGCGAGAGCGTCGTCGTCGCGCCCATCCTCACCCTGCGGGACGACGAGTTCCAGACGCTCCGGACCGCCGCGATAAGGATCATCCGGGCGCTCGACGTCCAGGGCGGCTGCAACATCCAGTTCGCCTACAAAGAAGGCGACTACCGGATCATCGAGGTGAACCCCCGTGTCTCGCGATCGTCCGCGCTCGCGTCCAAGGCGACCGGCTACCCGATCGCCCGGGTGGCGGCAAAGATCGCCATTGGCCTCCGGCTCGACGAGATCATGAACACCGTGACCGGCGTCACCCCGGCATCGTTCGAACCTGCCGTCGACTACGTTGTGGTGAAGGTGCCGCGGTGGCCGTTTGACAAGTTCAAGTCCGCGGACCGGACGCTCACCACGGCGATGAAGAGCACCGGCGAGGTGATGGCGATCGGGCGGACGGTCGAGGAGGCGTTCAAGAAGGCGCTCCGGTCGCTCGACAACGATATGCAGCGGCACACGAGCCCAAGCGAGATCCGGATGATCCTTACGTCCCCGACGGACGAACGGTTCGGGTGCCTCTTCGATGCCTTCCGGGAGGGGTTCACGGTCGGAGAGGTTGCAGACCTCACCGCCATCACGCCGTTCTTTTTAGAGAAGATCAAGAACGTCGTGGATCTCGAACGAAAACTCCAGATCGCTTTTGCGCCGGGGGACGTCAGGGTCGCGAAGCGCTACGGCTTCTCGGACGAAGAACTGCAGGCGCTGACGAAAAAGACCGCCGACGAGATCGGACCCCTCACCGGAACGGTGACCTACAAGATGGTGGATACCTGCGCCGCCGAGTTCCCGGCCACCACGCCCTACTTCTACTCCACCTGGGAGGACGGGTGCGAGCTGACCCGGAACGGTGCCAGAAAGGTGCTGATCCTCGGCTCCGGGCCGATCCGGATCGGGCAGGGGATCGAGTTCGACTACTGCACCGTCCACGCGGTGATGGCGCTCCGCGAGGAAGAGGGGATCGAGGTCCATATCGTCAACAACAACCCCGAGACCGTTTCGACCGACGCCGACACCTCCGATAGGCTCTTCTTCGAGCCGATGCAACTTGAGGACGTCGTAAACATCCTCAAGAAGGACGACTACTACGGCGTCATGGTCCAGTTCGGCGGCCAGAACTCGGTGAACCTGGCCGTGCCGCTGGAAGCGGAGATCCGGCGCCTCGGCCTCAAAACAAAGATCCTCGGCACGTCGCCCGACGCCATGGACGTGGCGGAAGACCGTGACCGGTTCAGCCAGCTCCTCACCCGGCTCGGCATCCCGAGCCCCGCGAACAGTTCCGCCTACTCCGAGGAGGAGGCGCGGACGATGGCCGGGAAGATCGGCTACCCGGTGCTGGTCAGGCCGTCCTACGTCCTCGGCGGACGGGCGATGGAACTCGTCCACGACGAGGCCGAACTCGAGAGTTATATCAAAGAGGCCGTCCGGGTGAGCAGGAAGCACCCGGTGCTGATCGACTCGTTCCTCCAGGGTGCCGTCGAGATCGACGTCGACGCGGTCTGTGACGGGACGGATGTCCTGATCGGCGGCATCATGGAGCATATCGAGTGGGCCGGCGTCCACTCCGGCGACTCGGCCTGCGTCATCCCGTCGCAGTCCCTCTCGGCCTCGGTGATCGCGCGGGTGCGTGACTACACGAAGAACCTCGCCCTCAGCCTCGGTGTCGTCGGGCTGATCAACATCCAGTATGCCGTCCAGAACGACGTGGTCTATGTGCTCGAGGCGAACCCGCGTGCGAGCCGGACCGTGCCGTTCGTCGCGAAGGCGACGGGCATCGCTCTCGCGAAGCTCGCGGCGAAGGTGATGGTCGGCAGGAAACTCGCCGACATGGATGTCGCCGAGCGGGAGATCGAGCACGTAGCGGTGAAGGAGGTGCTCCTGCCCTTCAACAAACTCCCCGGCGTGGACACCGTGCTCGGGCCGGAGATGAAGAGCACCGGCGAGGTGATGGGGATCGACTACGACTTCGGCCGTGCCTACTACAAGGCATGCACCGCCGCGGACAACACCCTGCCGACGACCGGGAACGTCTTCATCTCAGTGACGGACGAGCAGAAGGAAGAACTCCTGCCCGTCGCGCGGAAACTCAGGGAACTCGGCCTCTCGCTCTACGGAACGAGCGGGACCGTCGACTTCCTCACCCAGAACGGCGTCGAGGCAAACCTTGTGCGCAAGGTCCAGGAAGGCTCCCCGAACGTCATCGATGCCATGCGTTCAGGCGGCATCCGGCTGATCATCAACACCCCGGCGGACAAGGCGTCCCGGCAGGACCACATCCAGATCATGCGGGCCGCCGTCGATTACGGCATCCCCTACATCACCACGCTCCAGGCGGCCCGGGCCGCGGCGATGGCGATCGATGCCATCAAGCGCGAGGAGATCACCCTCGAGCCGCTCGGGCACTACATCGGCTCGGCGTAA
- the carA gene encoding glutamine-hydrolyzing carbamoyl-phosphate synthase small subunit has product MKAVLGLEDGTFVVGDGFGVEGACSGELVFTTQMTGYMEALTDPSYAGQILMFTYPLIGNYGVDQQNFESPLVHARGCIAREIAAIPTTQPSVAEFFEENGLFGMSGVDTRSLTIKTRTVGTLRASLIVGSDDGEEAVRRARAVSPISEVDLIGSVSCTEPYRVSGPGKRIAIIDLGVKRHILESLNYRGADIHVFPHTAAPDEVMAAKPDALFITNGPGDPRRATHAVRCVRDLAGELPVIGICMGIQVAALALGAETYKMKFGHRGTNQPVRYRDGSIYITTQNHGFAVDEETLPEGCVVSYRNVNDGTVEGFENPDLNITCVQFHPEAHGGPRDTEIHFFDRIYREIP; this is encoded by the coding sequence ATGAAGGCGGTTCTGGGTCTTGAAGACGGAACATTTGTTGTAGGGGATGGTTTTGGCGTTGAGGGGGCATGTTCCGGCGAACTCGTCTTCACGACGCAGATGACCGGTTACATGGAGGCATTGACTGACCCCAGTTATGCCGGACAGATTTTGATGTTTACGTACCCCCTCATCGGGAACTACGGTGTTGATCAGCAGAATTTTGAGAGTCCGCTGGTTCACGCGCGCGGCTGTATCGCGCGTGAGATCGCCGCGATACCCACGACGCAACCCTCGGTTGCGGAATTTTTCGAAGAGAACGGTCTTTTTGGGATGTCGGGCGTCGACACCCGCAGCCTGACGATAAAGACCCGGACGGTCGGCACCCTCCGGGCATCCCTCATCGTCGGCAGCGATGACGGCGAAGAAGCGGTGCGGCGCGCCCGGGCTGTCTCCCCGATCAGCGAGGTCGACCTCATCGGGAGCGTCTCCTGCACTGAGCCCTACCGGGTCAGCGGCCCCGGAAAACGGATCGCCATCATCGACCTCGGGGTGAAGCGGCATATCCTTGAAAGTCTCAACTACCGTGGTGCCGACATCCACGTATTTCCGCACACAGCCGCACCGGACGAGGTGATGGCCGCAAAGCCCGACGCACTCTTCATCACCAACGGCCCCGGCGACCCGAGGAGGGCAACGCACGCCGTCCGGTGCGTCCGGGATCTGGCCGGGGAGTTGCCGGTCATCGGCATCTGCATGGGCATCCAGGTGGCCGCTCTCGCGCTCGGCGCCGAGACCTACAAGATGAAGTTCGGTCACCGGGGGACGAACCAGCCGGTGCGTTACCGGGACGGGAGCATCTACATCACCACGCAGAACCATGGGTTCGCGGTGGACGAGGAGACCCTGCCCGAGGGATGCGTCGTCTCTTACCGGAACGTGAACGACGGCACGGTCGAAGGGTTCGAGAACCCCGATCTCAACATCACCTGCGTCCAGTTCCACCCGGAGGCGCACGGCGGACCCCGGGATACGGAGATACACTTCTTTGACCGCATATACAGGGAGATTCCATAA